In the Arthrobacter sp. 31Y genome, one interval contains:
- a CDS encoding methyltransferase family protein: protein MNPLAPSTPRAQGWGRAYFAVQALAGLMWWVGVFLSPVIRTSTLGSLDPVAVAVFDIPLFVVGSGVAALGVRAAAVVATGWTGLVAVSLAAYATISTEAGWGVLLMLAAAACSVVALFFVVQGRVPTELMVRGPFAFRPASNRGGTAGNVGATMGQLILFWGFFLVVLPSVIRWFEQRWHISVPFPSGAAPAGLVVLILASALGIASAVTMSSAGGGTPLPSAMPNRLVIAGPYKWVRNPMAVAGISQGVAVGLMLGSWLVVAYAVLGSLLWNYAVRPHEEADLEKRFGTEFQRYRDSVRCWIPRWRKDLPLSDRRPFRR, encoded by the coding sequence GTGAATCCTCTGGCTCCTTCCACACCGCGGGCACAAGGGTGGGGCCGGGCCTACTTCGCTGTTCAAGCCTTGGCCGGGCTGATGTGGTGGGTGGGAGTTTTCCTGTCACCCGTCATACGCACTTCCACTCTGGGCAGCCTGGATCCCGTTGCCGTAGCCGTCTTCGACATTCCCTTGTTCGTCGTTGGCTCGGGTGTCGCGGCACTCGGCGTCAGGGCAGCAGCAGTCGTGGCCACCGGATGGACGGGTCTGGTTGCGGTCTCTTTGGCCGCCTACGCAACAATCTCTACTGAAGCGGGCTGGGGCGTCCTGCTCATGTTGGCCGCCGCCGCGTGTTCAGTGGTTGCTCTGTTCTTTGTGGTGCAGGGCCGCGTCCCCACGGAGTTGATGGTGCGCGGGCCCTTCGCGTTCCGTCCGGCGTCCAACCGTGGCGGCACAGCAGGCAATGTGGGAGCAACCATGGGCCAACTGATCCTCTTCTGGGGATTCTTCCTGGTGGTTCTTCCGTCCGTCATTAGATGGTTCGAGCAGCGATGGCACATTTCTGTGCCGTTCCCTTCTGGTGCAGCGCCCGCCGGCCTCGTGGTGCTGATATTGGCCAGTGCCCTGGGTATTGCTTCCGCGGTGACCATGTCCTCAGCCGGAGGCGGCACCCCCTTGCCCTCCGCGATGCCCAACCGCCTTGTCATCGCCGGACCGTATAAGTGGGTGAGGAATCCCATGGCCGTGGCAGGCATTTCCCAAGGGGTAGCTGTGGGCCTGATGCTGGGTTCGTGGCTGGTGGTCGCCTACGCGGTTCTTGGCTCGCTGTTGTGGAATTACGCCGTCCGGCCCCACGAAGAGGCGGACTTGGAGAAGCGGTTCGGTACCGAATTCCAGCGATACCGCGATTCAGTGCGCTGCTGGATTCCGCGCTGGAGAAAGGACCTCCCTCTTAGCGATAGGAGGCCCTTCCGCCGTTAG
- a CDS encoding GTP pyrophosphokinase: MASNWDSLDQAQRDAVDANVALYERVRPALKRVTRDVLLTLRDMLNDAEVTPLFVTGRTKTVESFREKISRTDDPLEPGGPRVLKFPDPFRTLNDMVGIRVITKLPAENAAVANIIKRQRQLFDCRGDREKDIGSIESGTYGYSSRHLILRTIQNEAVKEYQHVFNPDMPANGSYFFECQIRTVFAHAWSEIEHDIRFKAEDPRAWTPHFDRQFTATAAMLETVESAFADLHERYEEVRGYWDLEGDGGLPLTPNRVRDVWRTLLPHVDRKVDDDWGWAAELLAAHGLTKTVELAGLLSANRITEVRKALDHRYSPGPDRLLDDLLLWQYGTEHLDLTAEAPDVVPHPRRDSLLRRLKQIERYRQTAL; encoded by the coding sequence ATGGCAAGCAATTGGGACAGCCTGGACCAGGCTCAGCGCGACGCTGTGGATGCGAACGTGGCGCTCTACGAGCGTGTTCGCCCTGCATTGAAGCGGGTCACACGGGATGTTCTGCTCACTTTGCGGGACATGTTGAACGACGCCGAGGTCACTCCCCTGTTTGTCACGGGGCGGACCAAAACCGTGGAGTCTTTCCGAGAAAAGATTTCCCGCACGGATGATCCCCTGGAGCCGGGCGGTCCGCGGGTGTTGAAGTTCCCGGACCCGTTCCGCACGTTGAATGACATGGTGGGCATCCGCGTCATCACCAAACTGCCGGCGGAAAACGCAGCGGTGGCCAACATCATCAAGCGCCAGCGCCAACTTTTTGATTGCCGCGGTGATCGCGAGAAGGACATCGGCTCCATCGAGTCCGGAACCTACGGATACTCCAGCCGCCACCTCATTCTGCGGACCATCCAGAACGAGGCCGTGAAGGAATACCAACACGTCTTCAATCCGGACATGCCCGCCAATGGCAGCTACTTCTTCGAATGCCAGATCCGTACCGTGTTTGCGCATGCCTGGAGCGAGATCGAGCACGACATCCGATTCAAGGCCGAAGACCCGCGCGCTTGGACACCGCATTTCGACCGCCAGTTCACAGCCACCGCGGCCATGTTGGAAACCGTGGAGAGTGCCTTCGCCGATCTTCACGAACGGTATGAGGAAGTCCGCGGCTACTGGGATCTCGAAGGCGATGGCGGTCTGCCCCTGACGCCCAACCGGGTCCGCGACGTCTGGCGTACGCTTCTGCCGCACGTTGACCGTAAAGTTGATGATGACTGGGGATGGGCTGCCGAACTGCTCGCCGCCCACGGACTCACCAAGACCGTGGAGCTTGCAGGACTGCTCAGCGCCAACCGGATCACTGAGGTCCGCAAAGCCCTGGACCACCGCTACTCCCCCGGCCCGGATCGCCTGCTGGATGACCTCCTGCTGTGGCAATACGGGACCGAACACCTTGATCTCACCGCTGAGGCGCCCGACGTCGTCCCGCACCCGCGGCGCGACAGCCTCCTGCGGCGTCTAAAGCAGATTGAGCGCTACCGCCAGACTGCTTTGTAA
- a CDS encoding glutathione S-transferase family protein — MSEKTSEVEEHSTLGAYVTGGEFNRDTNYIEDRITRDGAAGPNGEPGWPVEPGRYRLIAARACPWANRAVIVRRLLGLEDVISLGQPGPTHDARSWTFDLDPDGKDPVLGIERLQDAFFRRFPDYPRGITVPAMVDIPSGAVVTNNFPQITLDFSSEWTEFHRPGAPQLYPEHLREEIDQVNKRVFTEVNNGVYRCGFAGSQEAYEAAYTRLWTALDWLEERLSGQRYLVGDSITEADVRLFTTLARFDAVYHGHFKCNRNKLSEMPALWAYARDLFQTPGFGDTIDFVQIKQHYYMVHEDINPTKIVPAGPDLSGWLTDHGRESLGGSPFGDGTPPGPVKAGEEVAEGHGAG, encoded by the coding sequence ATGAGTGAGAAGACCAGCGAAGTCGAAGAACACAGCACCCTCGGGGCCTATGTCACTGGTGGCGAGTTCAACCGGGACACCAACTACATCGAGGACAGGATCACCCGTGACGGTGCGGCCGGACCCAACGGTGAGCCTGGCTGGCCCGTAGAGCCTGGCCGCTACCGATTGATTGCAGCGCGGGCTTGCCCGTGGGCCAACCGTGCAGTGATCGTGCGCCGGCTTCTTGGTTTGGAAGATGTCATTAGCCTCGGCCAGCCTGGCCCCACGCACGACGCACGATCCTGGACCTTCGATCTGGACCCGGACGGCAAGGACCCGGTGCTGGGCATCGAGCGGCTCCAGGACGCGTTCTTCCGCCGCTTCCCCGACTACCCCCGCGGCATCACCGTCCCTGCAATGGTGGATATCCCCAGTGGAGCGGTAGTCACCAACAACTTCCCCCAGATCACGTTGGACTTCTCCTCCGAGTGGACGGAATTCCACCGTCCCGGAGCACCACAGCTGTACCCGGAGCACCTGCGCGAGGAAATCGACCAGGTCAACAAGCGCGTCTTCACCGAGGTCAACAACGGCGTTTACCGGTGCGGCTTCGCCGGATCCCAGGAAGCGTACGAGGCCGCGTACACCCGTCTATGGACTGCCTTGGACTGGCTGGAGGAGCGACTGAGCGGTCAACGGTACCTCGTGGGTGATTCCATCACCGAGGCCGATGTCCGCCTCTTCACCACCCTGGCCCGTTTCGATGCCGTCTACCACGGCCACTTCAAGTGCAACCGCAACAAACTCAGCGAGATGCCGGCGCTGTGGGCCTATGCCAGGGATTTGTTCCAGACACCGGGCTTCGGGGACACCATTGATTTCGTGCAGATCAAGCAGCACTACTACATGGTGCACGAGGATATTAACCCCACCAAGATCGTCCCTGCCGGTCCTGATCTATCCGGCTGGCTCACCGATCACGGACGGGAATCCCTCGGCGGCAGCCCGTTCGGAGACGGCACTCCGCCGGGACCCGTCAAAGCCGGTGAGGAAGTGGCTGAAGGGCACGGGGCCGGATAG
- a CDS encoding alpha/beta hydrolase, producing MLRHKYSYGEHPSQWGELFIPEPSNGNHRGASSVAGGIAVVIHGGYWRSQYGAELGEPLARDLAAHGITAWNLEYRRAGNGGGWPHTFEDILAGIDHLSHIAGDHDLQLGKVVALGHSAGGHLAVWAAGRQKLSSIGTPDADRQLQRGSEDNAVHLTGVVSQSGLLNLAAAEKLNLSNGAVCNLMGGDSHRFPKRHKYADPMSSLPINVPVYAVHATDDEDVPASQSEAYVAAATAAGSAAQLLRVPGDHFDLIDPKAVAYKKCRELVQRLLS from the coding sequence ATGTTGCGGCACAAGTACAGCTACGGCGAACACCCCAGCCAATGGGGCGAACTCTTCATACCTGAACCGTCCAACGGAAACCATCGCGGCGCGTCCAGCGTGGCCGGTGGAATCGCCGTTGTGATCCATGGCGGCTACTGGCGCTCACAGTATGGCGCTGAGCTCGGGGAGCCCCTTGCGCGGGACCTTGCCGCGCATGGAATCACCGCGTGGAACCTCGAGTACCGGCGGGCCGGAAACGGTGGTGGTTGGCCCCATACGTTCGAGGACATCCTCGCCGGAATCGACCATCTCTCTCACATCGCCGGCGACCATGACCTCCAACTCGGCAAAGTAGTGGCGCTGGGCCATTCGGCCGGAGGCCACTTGGCGGTCTGGGCCGCCGGGCGGCAAAAGCTGTCCTCCATTGGAACGCCCGACGCCGATCGTCAACTTCAGCGCGGATCAGAGGACAACGCCGTGCACCTGACCGGTGTGGTCAGTCAGTCGGGCCTCCTGAACCTCGCTGCGGCGGAGAAACTTAACCTCAGCAACGGTGCCGTCTGTAACCTCATGGGCGGCGATTCCCATAGATTCCCTAAACGGCATAAATACGCAGATCCCATGAGTTCACTGCCCATCAACGTCCCCGTCTATGCCGTGCACGCCACAGATGACGAGGACGTTCCTGCAAGCCAGTCCGAGGCGTACGTGGCGGCTGCAACGGCGGCCGGAAGTGCTGCCCAGTTGCTGCGCGTCCCCGGCGACCATTTCGACCTCATCGACCCCAAGGCCGTGGCTTACAAGAAATGCCGCGAGCTGGTGCAACGGCTGCTCTCGTAA
- a CDS encoding isocitrate lyase/PEP mutase family protein has protein sequence MNFEHHQTAAHFRSLHTSQKPLALSNAWDVASAVITEAAGATAIATTSAGVAWSLGFPDGDRLDRARAMAVVASIVRAVNVPVTADIEGGYSETLEGIAATVVELLEAGAVGINMEDGSRDPGDFAHRISAARDAARTAGRDLFINARTDVFLAGAGTAEQQITEVLARAEKYVEAGADGIFVPGASDAGTIAALTAGISVPVNVMVVAGSLSVTELGRLGVSRVSLGSSIAQAAYAVAQRAAEELNTAGTYMAVADAVDYGLLNGLLDPANKN, from the coding sequence ATGAACTTCGAACACCACCAGACAGCTGCTCACTTCCGATCCCTCCACACCAGCCAAAAACCACTGGCGCTGAGCAATGCCTGGGATGTGGCCAGCGCCGTGATCACAGAAGCAGCAGGCGCAACTGCCATTGCCACTACCAGTGCGGGAGTCGCCTGGTCCTTGGGTTTTCCCGACGGCGACCGACTGGACAGGGCGCGCGCCATGGCCGTGGTCGCCAGCATCGTTAGGGCCGTCAACGTGCCTGTTACCGCGGACATAGAGGGCGGCTACTCAGAGACGCTGGAGGGAATTGCAGCCACAGTCGTCGAGCTTCTTGAGGCCGGCGCAGTGGGCATCAACATGGAAGACGGCTCCCGGGACCCCGGCGACTTTGCACACCGGATCTCGGCTGCGCGGGATGCCGCACGGACCGCCGGCCGGGACTTGTTTATCAATGCAAGAACCGATGTTTTCCTGGCAGGAGCCGGAACAGCGGAGCAGCAGATAACCGAGGTCCTGGCCAGAGCTGAAAAGTACGTGGAAGCAGGCGCCGACGGAATCTTCGTTCCGGGAGCCTCAGATGCAGGCACTATTGCAGCGCTGACCGCCGGGATATCTGTTCCCGTCAACGTCATGGTGGTTGCGGGATCGCTGAGCGTCACCGAGCTCGGAAGGCTTGGCGTCTCCCGTGTCAGCCTCGGGTCCAGCATCGCCCAAGCCGCCTACGCCGTCGCTCAGCGAGCAGCCGAAGAGTTAAACACGGCCGGCACGTACATGGCAGTCGCGGACGCCGTGGACTACGGACTCCTCAATGGGCTGTTGGACCCGGCCAACAAGAACTAA
- a CDS encoding SulP family inorganic anion transporter, translated as MTPEQLMSLRATFRSPRRLLTESLAGLVVALALIPEAIAFSVIAGVDPRIGLFASFTMGVVTAMVGGRPAMISAATGAVALVIAPVMKEHGLDYLIATIILAGVFQIILAVLGVTKLMRFIPRSVMIGFVNALAILVFMSQMPELFNVPWMVYPIVVVGLVIVFGLPRLTSAIPAPLVAIVFITLVTVVGGIDVPTVSDKGELPDSLPGFFLPNVPLNLETFQIIAPFALSMAMVGLLESLMTAKLVDDITDTRSNKTRVSWGQGAANIVTGFLGGLGGCAVIGQTMINVKGSGARSRLSTFLAGVFLLVLVVVLGDVVGMIPMAALVAVMIFVSLITFDWHSIRVSTLKRLPKSETAVMLITVAAVVATHNLAVGVGVGVLTAMVLFARRVAHFATVERTELELNGENVATYTVDGELFFASSNDLYTQFDYAKDSSEGIDRVIIDLHGSHIWDASTVAVLDSVTEKYRNHGREVEFIGLNEASVRMRERLAGKLNS; from the coding sequence ATGACTCCCGAGCAACTCATGTCACTGCGGGCGACGTTCCGCTCGCCCCGCCGCCTGTTGACGGAATCCCTTGCCGGGCTCGTGGTGGCTTTGGCGTTGATCCCCGAGGCCATCGCGTTCTCAGTGATTGCCGGAGTGGATCCCCGCATCGGGCTGTTCGCTTCCTTCACCATGGGCGTGGTCACTGCCATGGTGGGCGGGCGTCCTGCCATGATCTCCGCGGCCACAGGTGCTGTTGCTTTGGTGATCGCCCCGGTCATGAAGGAGCACGGGCTCGACTACCTCATTGCCACCATCATCCTGGCGGGCGTTTTCCAGATCATCCTGGCCGTTCTGGGCGTCACCAAGCTGATGCGTTTCATCCCTCGGTCCGTGATGATCGGCTTCGTGAACGCCCTGGCGATCCTGGTGTTCATGTCCCAGATGCCGGAGCTCTTCAACGTGCCGTGGATGGTCTACCCCATTGTGGTTGTGGGCTTGGTGATCGTGTTCGGGCTGCCCCGCTTGACCTCGGCCATACCCGCGCCACTGGTGGCCATTGTCTTCATCACCTTGGTGACAGTGGTGGGCGGTATCGACGTTCCGACCGTCAGCGACAAGGGTGAACTCCCGGACAGCCTCCCCGGTTTCTTCCTGCCCAACGTTCCGTTGAATCTGGAGACGTTCCAGATCATTGCACCCTTCGCGTTGTCCATGGCGATGGTGGGCCTGCTGGAATCCCTGATGACCGCCAAGCTGGTGGATGACATCACGGACACGCGTTCCAATAAGACCCGCGTCTCCTGGGGCCAGGGTGCGGCCAACATCGTCACTGGTTTCCTTGGTGGCCTGGGTGGTTGCGCGGTGATTGGCCAGACCATGATCAACGTCAAGGGCTCAGGGGCTCGAAGCCGACTCTCGACGTTCTTGGCCGGCGTTTTCCTGCTGGTACTGGTGGTGGTCCTGGGCGATGTTGTGGGCATGATCCCCATGGCGGCGTTGGTGGCGGTGATGATCTTCGTTTCATTGATCACCTTCGACTGGCATTCGATTCGTGTGTCCACGCTCAAACGCCTGCCCAAGTCCGAGACCGCCGTCATGCTGATTACCGTCGCCGCTGTAGTGGCGACGCACAATCTGGCGGTGGGTGTCGGCGTCGGCGTCTTGACCGCTATGGTGCTCTTTGCGCGGCGGGTGGCCCATTTCGCGACCGTTGAGCGGACAGAACTGGAACTCAACGGCGAAAACGTTGCGACGTACACGGTTGACGGCGAATTGTTCTTCGCTTCCTCCAATGATCTGTACACCCAGTTCGACTATGCGAAAGATTCCTCAGAGGGCATAGATCGGGTGATCATCGATTTGCACGGCTCGCACATCTGGGATGCCTCCACGGTTGCTGTGCTGGACTCGGTGACAGAGAAGTACCGGAATCACGGGCGTGAAGTCGAGTTCATCGGGCTCAATGAGGCCAGTGTTCGAATGCGCGAGCGACTGGCTGGAAAGCTCAACTCCTAA
- a CDS encoding SDR family oxidoreductase yields MTVLIAGCGDLGTEVGLRFAAEGHDVVGLRRSPEKLPAEIHGVFADLSTELPELPADVDIVVVSIAADASTEEAYRAAYLDGVKNVLDALERQSMEPRRILFVSSTAVYKDSGGAVVDESTPTEPTRFSGKVLVEAEDLLFARTRGTNTQPISLRLGGIYGPGRTRLIDQVRSGKAVIPALPRHTNRVHRDDAAAMIVHLTTMEAAPDPVYVGVDDHAAEMGDVMRFLASEMGCPEPTTAAPDSASDAGPGDKRCSNARLRATGFELTFPTYKEGYRALLAGEGVRHP; encoded by the coding sequence ATGACTGTGTTGATTGCCGGCTGCGGCGACCTCGGAACCGAAGTTGGACTGCGCTTCGCAGCGGAAGGCCATGACGTGGTGGGCTTGCGCAGGTCCCCCGAAAAGCTGCCCGCAGAGATCCACGGCGTGTTCGCGGACCTCTCCACTGAGCTGCCGGAACTGCCGGCAGATGTGGACATTGTTGTGGTGTCCATCGCCGCAGATGCATCCACCGAAGAGGCTTACCGGGCGGCGTACTTGGACGGCGTGAAGAACGTGCTGGATGCACTGGAACGGCAATCGATGGAGCCGCGTCGAATCCTGTTCGTCTCCTCCACCGCTGTGTATAAGGATTCCGGTGGAGCTGTTGTGGACGAGTCCACGCCCACGGAGCCCACCCGGTTCAGCGGCAAGGTCCTGGTGGAAGCCGAAGACCTCCTGTTCGCCCGGACGCGCGGTACCAACACGCAGCCCATCTCCCTGCGATTGGGCGGAATCTACGGGCCGGGACGCACTCGGCTGATCGACCAAGTCCGCAGCGGCAAGGCTGTCATCCCGGCCCTGCCCCGCCACACCAATCGCGTGCACCGGGACGACGCCGCGGCCATGATCGTCCACCTCACCACCATGGAAGCCGCCCCGGATCCGGTTTACGTGGGCGTTGATGATCACGCGGCGGAAATGGGCGACGTCATGCGCTTCCTCGCCTCAGAGATGGGGTGCCCGGAACCCACGACGGCGGCACCTGACAGCGCGTCCGACGCCGGCCCCGGCGACAAACGCTGTTCAAACGCACGGTTAAGGGCCACTGGATTTGAGCTCACCTTCCCCACGTACAAAGAGGGCTACCGCGCTTTGCTCGCCGGTGAGGGCGTGCGGCACCCGTGA
- a CDS encoding carbohydrate kinase family protein codes for MLTVIGEALVDVVQRSSGIEAHVGGSPLNVAVGLARLDHPVQFIGRYGRDAYGDSIAAHLRSSSVMVPVPPDEKPTSVATAQIDDDGAATYAFDLAWELPGLAGRLPLMLQGSTLLHTGSIATFLEPGAAEVIAAVEHAHPSSTISFDPNCRPSIITDVEYARTQAERFVVLSDVVKASDEDLEWLYPGVDPVESARRWLSLGGEEGPALVVVTRGSRGPWGITRAGETQIAAPTVNVVDTVGAGDSFMAGLLSAIVDHGLDGAQNRSDLRAMPVETLAAIMDHATRAAAVTVSRAGANPPTRAELNHGVA; via the coding sequence ATGCTGACAGTCATTGGTGAAGCCTTGGTGGACGTCGTTCAACGCTCCTCGGGAATTGAGGCGCACGTGGGCGGGAGTCCACTGAACGTTGCCGTCGGCTTGGCGCGGCTGGACCACCCGGTCCAGTTCATCGGACGCTACGGCAGGGACGCGTACGGCGATTCCATTGCTGCGCACCTCCGTTCCAGCTCGGTGATGGTTCCGGTGCCGCCGGACGAGAAGCCAACCAGCGTGGCCACCGCGCAGATCGACGACGACGGCGCCGCCACCTACGCCTTCGACCTCGCTTGGGAGCTTCCCGGGCTCGCCGGACGGTTGCCGCTCATGCTGCAAGGCTCCACTCTGCTGCACACCGGATCCATTGCCACCTTCCTGGAGCCGGGCGCCGCGGAGGTGATTGCCGCCGTCGAGCATGCCCATCCGAGCAGCACCATCAGCTTCGATCCCAACTGCCGTCCCAGCATCATCACTGATGTTGAGTATGCGCGAACCCAGGCCGAGCGCTTCGTGGTGCTGTCCGACGTCGTGAAGGCCTCGGACGAGGACCTCGAATGGCTGTATCCCGGCGTTGATCCGGTGGAATCCGCGCGCCGCTGGCTGTCTTTGGGCGGTGAGGAGGGACCGGCTTTGGTGGTGGTGACGCGTGGTTCACGTGGTCCGTGGGGCATCACCCGGGCAGGAGAAACCCAGATTGCCGCGCCAACCGTGAACGTGGTGGACACTGTGGGCGCAGGGGATTCGTTCATGGCAGGGCTGCTGTCCGCCATTGTGGACCATGGGCTGGACGGCGCGCAGAACCGGTCTGATCTCCGGGCGATGCCAGTGGAAACCCTGGCAGCCATCATGGATCATGCCACTCGTGCGGCCGCCGTCACGGTGTCGCGGGCGGGCGCGAATCCGCCCACGCGGGCTGAGCTCAACCACGGAGTGGCATAG
- a CDS encoding Cof-type HAD-IIB family hydrolase — translation MRLVASDIDGTILGHDGKISDRTIKAFQACRDAGVELVFVTGRPPRWLYPLQEQLGHSGIVICSNGAVVWDLESEKALSSCVLDAESVFEARRIIKDIRPDALFAVETLTGFQLEPGFIENETSELLAEFTPKPLAETLTADDAVVKFLAITRKGTPDEFLAEVQPAVAHLVSTTHSAPRTAMLEMSVPGINKAVTLAQYAGSLGIEAADVVAFGDMPNDIEMLRWAGHGYAMASGHPEAILAAGRQAPHFDDDGVAQILEAKLTEQRV, via the coding sequence ATGCGGCTCGTAGCAAGCGATATTGACGGAACCATCCTCGGTCATGACGGCAAAATCAGTGACCGGACCATCAAGGCATTTCAGGCGTGCCGCGACGCAGGGGTGGAGCTCGTCTTCGTCACGGGTCGCCCGCCGCGCTGGTTGTACCCGCTCCAGGAGCAGCTGGGTCACAGCGGGATTGTGATCTGTTCCAACGGGGCTGTGGTGTGGGACCTCGAATCAGAGAAGGCCCTGTCCTCCTGTGTCCTGGACGCCGAATCCGTCTTTGAGGCCCGCCGCATCATCAAGGACATCCGACCGGACGCCCTGTTCGCTGTTGAGACCCTCACGGGTTTCCAGCTGGAACCGGGCTTCATCGAGAACGAAACCAGCGAGCTCCTCGCGGAGTTCACCCCAAAACCGCTGGCCGAGACGCTGACGGCGGATGACGCCGTCGTGAAGTTCCTGGCAATCACCCGCAAAGGGACGCCGGACGAGTTCCTCGCCGAAGTGCAGCCAGCCGTCGCGCACTTGGTGAGCACGACGCACTCAGCGCCTCGGACCGCGATGCTGGAGATGTCTGTTCCCGGCATCAACAAGGCCGTCACGTTGGCCCAGTACGCAGGGTCCTTGGGCATCGAAGCCGCTGATGTGGTGGCGTTCGGAGACATGCCCAACGACATTGAGATGCTTCGCTGGGCCGGTCATGGTTACGCGATGGCCAGCGGACACCCGGAAGCCATCCTCGCCGCCGGGCGGCAGGCGCCGCACTTCGACGACGACGGCGTGGCCCAGATTCTCGAGGCAAAGCTCACCGAGCAGCGGGTCTAG